One region of Triticum aestivum cultivar Chinese Spring chromosome 6B, IWGSC CS RefSeq v2.1, whole genome shotgun sequence genomic DNA includes:
- the LOC123136066 gene encoding uncharacterized protein gives MRFTAGGSSTRSWQPKPTADTTDLRFWLTWRVAVCALWVLCCVAAAAYLIWRHEGPRAHRRPGAAKQDAAAQQGRRRPDGLLYDDEAWRPCLRDIHPAWLLAYRLVSFFVLFSLLIVIVISDGGNIFYYYTQWTFILVTVYFGLATTLSIYGCSKFAACNAVAAMSDAEQGPYAIHGAAPKSIVDGEDDGTREIAGFWGYLLQIIYQTNAGAVMLTDCVFWFIIFPFLTVKDYSMNFLLIGMHSVNAVFLLGEASLNSLRFPWFRIAYFFLYTALYVVFQWIVHASTPTWWPYPFLDLSSNLAPLWYFAVAFMQLPCYLIFRLVMNLKHHLLSKHFLDSMVLGY, from the exons ATGCGGTTCACGGCGGGGGGCTCGTCGACGCGGTCGTGGCAGCCCAAGCCGACGGCGGACACCACGGACCTGCGCTTCTGGCTGACCTGGCGGGTGGCGGTGTGCGCGCTCTGGGTGCTCTGCTGCGTCGCCGCCGCGGCCTACCTCATCTGGCGCCACGAGGGGCCCCGCGCGCACCGCCGGCCCGGAGCCGCCAAGCAGGACGCGGCAGCGCAGCAAGGGCGGCGCCGGCCGGACGGGCTGCTGTACGACGACGAAGCGTGGCGGCCCTGCCTCCGCGACATCCACCCGGCCTGGCTGCTCGCCTACAGGCTCGTCTccttcttcgtcctcttcagcctcctcatcgtcatcgtcatctccgACGGCGGCAACATCTTCTACTACTACACCCA GTGGACCTTCATTCTGGTGACGGTTTACTTCGGG CTTGCGACGACGCTTTCGATCTACGGGTGCAGCAAGTTCGCCGCCTGCAATGCCGTCGCGGCGATGTCCGACGCCGAGCAGGGGCCCTACGCCATCCACGGGGCCGCCCCGAAGTCGATCGTCGACGGGGAGGACGACGGCACGAGGGAGATCGCCGGGTTCTGGGGGTACCTTCTGCAGATCATCTATCAG ACAAATGCAGGGGCCGTGATGCTTACAGACTGCGTCTTTTGGTTCATCATTTTCCCATTCCTGACCGTCAAAGATTACAGTATGAACTTT TTACTGATAGGAATGCACTCAGTCAACGCTGTTTTCTTGCTCGGCGAAGCATCTCTAAATAGCCTG CGCTTCCCGTGGTTCCGGATCGCGTATTTCTTCCTTTATACAGCGCTATACGTTGTTTTCCAGTGGATCGTCCATGCATCTACTCCAACCTG GTGGCCCTACCCGTTCCTCGACCTCTCCTCTAATCTCGCGCCTCTGTG GTACTTTGCGGTCGCGTTCATGCAACTGCCCTGCTACCTGATCTTCAGACTGGTGATGAACCTGAAACACCACCTTCTCTCCAAGCATTTCCTGGATAGCATGGTCCTAGGATATTAG